Genomic DNA from Mauremys mutica isolate MM-2020 ecotype Southern chromosome 13, ASM2049712v1, whole genome shotgun sequence:
GGAAAACATTCCCCATATATATGAGATTGTGCAAAGGCCTTTAAGGGACCTGAATACTTTCTAAAGCATCTGATATTGGCTGCTTTTTAAGATGGGACTCCAGATTAGAGGAATCACTGCTCTTCTTGGGTGTGTCAATACATGTGTTTCTGACTGAGTCTCACAGGTCCAAGTTACGTGGCCCTAGAAGACAATATGTGACTTTGTCATCTTCCTCTTTGAACTTTCATGTAATTGAATGGAGGAAACTTTCTATTTAATAGGAGAGGAAACTATTTCACAGTTTGGTGCTTTTCTTCCTACTAGTACAGCTCATGGAGAAAGCAGAAGGGGTAAATCAAACACCTgtcacagaattcatcctcctgggattcggGAATCAACCTGGGCTGCAGattcttctcttcctcctgtTTCTAGTGATCTACGTTGTGACCATGGCTGGGAACCTCCTCATCGTTGCACTAGTTGTGGCTAATCAGCACctgcacacccccatgtacttcttcctggggaacttgtcctgcttggagacctgctacacctccaccatcctgcccaggatgctggccagtctcctgactggggacagaactATTTCTGTGGAGGGCTGCATCACACAATTGGCTGTATTTGGTTTTCTAGTAACTACAGAGTGTTATCTCTTGGCGGCAATGTCTTACGATCGGTATTTAGCCATATGCAAACCGCTGCACTATGGAGCCCTTATGAATGGAAGGCTGTGCCTCCAGCTAGCAGCTGGGTCTTGGATAAGTGGATTTCTAGCTTGTACAATATTAGTGTTTCTCATGTCAGACTTAAttttctgtggccccaatgaaatGGACCACTTCTTCTGTGATCTCACCCCAATGGTAAAACTCTCCTGCAGTAACACCAGCCAGATCACACCGgttatttatatattttccttCCTAAATATAGTTCTCACATTTCTATTAACCTTGACGTCCTATGCTTGTGTCATCAGCACCAttctgagaatcccttccaccaccgggaggcaaaaggccttttccacctgctcctctcacctcattgtggtggcACTTTTCTATGGGACCATGATGATTGTCTACATGCTACCGAAATCCAGCACCCTGAGAGCCTTGaacaaagtgttctctgtctGCTACACAGTCCTGATGCCCCTGGCCAATCcgctcatctacagcctgagaaacagagaggtcaaggaggCCCTGAGAAACGCTGTCAGGAGAGCTGTGACCCTTACAAAGAATTCAGATTAGTTGGCTGATCCTCATTTCAGTCAATCAGGCTTCTGTTGTCAAAGCAGCAGGGTCCAAGTGGCCCCTGACACTGAAGCGCTGTATGAAAGACGTGCGTGTGcataaatatatttgtaaattATAGAGATGGTTGGAAAATGTTTTGGGGGGTTATTTTTGGCAGAaacttttgacttttcatcaaagAACTGTAagccatgaaaatgaaaaaatgttttgttttttggcaggTGAAATCCGAAAACTTTCAGCTGAAAGTCGAAAAAAATGGTTCTgttgtttgttttctgtcttctgtcaaaaaaaaaaaagtcagtatctctgagggaagcagacatttttcatgaaaaagtttttatttaaataagctTTGACTAAAAGTTTTCACCAGCTCTAGTAAACAGTAAGTGAATGGATGAGGAGCTAGTAGATGGTGCTCAAGAATgtgtattgttgttt
This window encodes:
- the LOC123348316 gene encoding olfactory receptor 6C4-like translates to MRVCPCGLVVHNLQLMEKAEGVNQTPVTEFILLGFGNQPGLQILLFLLFLVIYVVTMAGNLLIVALVVANQHLHTPMYFFLGNLSCLETCYTSTILPRMLASLLTGDRTISVEGCITQLAVFGFLVTTECYLLAAMSYDRYLAICKPLHYGALMNGRLCLQLAAGSWISGFLACTILVFLMSDLIFCGPNEMDHFFCDLTPMVKLSCSNTSQITPVIYIFSFLNIVLTFLLTLTSYACVISTILRIPSTTGRQKAFSTCSSHLIVVALFYGTMMIVYMLPKSSTLRALNKVFSVCYTVLMPLANPLIYSLRNREVKEALRNAVRRAVTLTKNSD